The following are encoded together in the Halococcus salifodinae DSM 8989 genome:
- a CDS encoding DUF7563 family protein — translation MPECENCGAFVTDQYVRVFAPTGMDTVRVCPKCPDMLRSDGEVREAKSRRQ, via the coding sequence ATGCCTGAGTGCGAGAATTGTGGTGCGTTCGTGACCGATCAGTACGTCCGGGTGTTCGCTCCGACTGGGATGGATACCGTCCGTGTGTGTCCCAAATGTCCCGATATGCTCCGGAGCGATGGCGAGGTCCGGGAAGCCAAATCTCGCAGACAGTAG
- a CDS encoding Cdc6/Cdc18 family protein — protein sequence MSDADSIFADDVELIKNATVLEEDHTPKQILCRDDVLDQYTSVFKPVYKGRPPQNAFLYGDTGVGKTAATKYLRENLEQDIERKNENVPKEEKVALNLVWINCENFTTGDHKTSSYQVAVGIVNRLRNKGNRITGTGYAPQDVYDIMYEELNSLEGTVLVILDEVDKIGDDDTLLYELPRSRDIGYVENIRVGVIGISNDYTFRKNLSPKVKDSLCETEIKFSAYDAEELSDILRARADKALYDDAYDQETISLCSALAYQEASGSARRAIRLLRRSAEIAEENGSDLIRPPHIRQADNDLEYGNIVESIVDQDDEKLYILKALAHLDSAGLTPARTRKVHTAYSQVVQTYKSESGRGPLTQRGMFNHLSKLVMFGFVHTIDRNKGVGGGQWNEHEFSDDVTPQQVKDAFENHNLEWIEMDLRGIHD from the coding sequence ATGTCCGATGCCGATTCCATCTTCGCTGACGACGTTGAACTGATAAAAAACGCCACTGTCCTCGAAGAGGACCATACACCGAAGCAAATCCTCTGTCGTGATGATGTCCTTGATCAGTACACAAGCGTCTTCAAACCTGTTTACAAGGGCCGTCCTCCACAAAATGCGTTCCTCTATGGGGATACGGGTGTCGGAAAAACTGCTGCAACGAAGTATCTCCGAGAAAACCTTGAACAGGACATCGAACGGAAGAACGAGAACGTACCCAAAGAGGAGAAAGTTGCTCTCAACCTCGTCTGGATTAACTGTGAGAACTTCACTACCGGCGATCACAAGACCTCTTCCTATCAAGTCGCCGTTGGGATCGTCAATCGCTTACGGAACAAGGGGAATCGCATTACTGGGACTGGCTATGCTCCCCAGGATGTCTACGATATCATGTATGAGGAGCTCAACAGCCTTGAGGGGACTGTCCTCGTAATCCTGGACGAAGTCGATAAAATCGGAGACGATGATACGCTTCTCTACGAACTTCCGCGTTCCCGAGACATTGGGTACGTTGAGAACATCCGGGTTGGAGTCATCGGTATCAGTAATGACTACACGTTCCGCAAGAACCTCTCTCCAAAAGTGAAAGATAGCCTTTGCGAGACTGAGATCAAATTCTCTGCCTACGACGCTGAGGAGCTTTCAGACATCCTTCGCGCTCGGGCAGACAAGGCTCTCTACGATGATGCTTACGATCAAGAGACGATTTCCCTGTGTTCGGCACTTGCATATCAAGAAGCTTCAGGAAGTGCTCGTCGGGCAATTCGCCTCCTCCGACGGTCGGCAGAGATCGCCGAAGAGAACGGATCTGATCTGATCAGGCCACCACATATTCGTCAAGCGGACAATGACTTAGAATACGGCAACATTGTTGAGTCTATTGTCGATCAAGATGATGAGAAGCTCTACATTCTCAAGGCGCTCGCTCATCTCGATTCAGCCGGGCTGACACCGGCCCGTACCCGCAAAGTACACACTGCCTATTCTCAAGTGGTTCAGACCTACAAATCAGAGAGTGGGCGAGGTCCGCTCACCCAGCGCGGTATGTTCAATCACCTCTCGAAACTAGTGATGTTTGGCTTTGTGCATACGATCGATCGCAACAAAGGTGTTGGTGGGGGACAATGGAACGAGCACGAATTTAGTGATGATGTCACTCCTCAACAGGTGAAGGACGCTTTTGAGAATCATAATCTTGAGTGGATCGAGATGGATCTACGTGGGATTCATGATTAG